One stretch of Hevea brasiliensis isolate MT/VB/25A 57/8 chromosome 12, ASM3005281v1, whole genome shotgun sequence DNA includes these proteins:
- the LOC131171149 gene encoding BTB/POZ domain-containing protein At1g21780-like → MEALVNIEVSCCLLNQARVAQKEPSRVSIEKPPIATFILRVFNARANRAPYISTVHERLLRTSDDFVWPVDSTFHDRFIIDVEFLDLKIWHLLNGGEASSIWPSDGMMQSISTQSTLRRLSRMLDEAIHADVTIHTADGTLRAHKAILAASSPVFQSMFHHDFKEKESSTINIEDMSTESCMAFLSYLYGTIKQEDFWKHRLALLEAANKYDNADLKDACEESLVEDINTGNVLDRLQEAWLYQLDKLKKGCLAYLFDFGKVYDAREEINSFFRQADRELILEMFQEVFTIRKPVYNLPCEVL, encoded by the exons ATGGAAGCTCTGGTAAACATTGAAGTCTCTTGCTGTCTCTTAAATCAAGCTCGTGTAGCTCAGAAAG AGCCATCTCGAGTTTCCATAGAGAAACCTCCTATTGCTACATTTATTCTTCGTGTTTTTAATGCTCGAGCTAACCGCGCGCCCTATATCTCTACTG TTCACGAAAGATTGCTGCGAACAAGCGATGACTTTGTCTGGCCTGTTGATTCCACCTTTCATGATCGCTTCATCATTGATGTCGAGTTTCTAGACCTCAAGATCTGGCACCTTCTGAAT GGTGGGGAAGCCAGTTCCATATGGCCTAGTGATGGTATGATGCAGTCTATTTCAACCCAAAGCACACTTAGACGTCTCTCTCGCATGCTGGATGAAGCCATCCATGCTGATGTTACGATCCACACTGCTGATGGCACTTTAAGAGCACATAAAGCAATTCTTGCTGCAAGTTCACCTGTTTTCCAGAGCATGTTTCATCATGACTTCAAGGAAAAAGAGTCCTCTACAATCAACATAGAAGACATGTCAACGGAGTCTTGCATGGCTTTTCTCAGTTACTTGTATGGAACAATTAAACAAGAGGATTTCTGGAAACACCGTTTAGCATTGCTCGAGGCTGCGAACAAATATGATAATGCAGACCTTAAAGATGCTTGTGAGGAGAGCCTCGTGGAAGATATCAATACTGGAAATGTACTTGACAGGCTGCAAGAGGCCTGGCTTTACCAGTTGGACAAGCTGAAGAAAGGATGCTTGGCATACTTATTTGATTTTGGCAAGGTATATGATGCTAGAGAAGAAATCAACAGCTTTTTCAGGCAAGCAGACAGGGAATTGATTCTGGAAATGTTCCAAGAAGTCTTTACAATTAGGAAACCAGTATATAATT